In the genome of Fusarium fujikuroi IMI 58289 draft genome, chromosome FFUJ_chr02, one region contains:
- a CDS encoding related to DnaJ-like protein, whose protein sequence is MVVDTAYYDTLGVQPTATELEIKKAYRKMAIVHHPDKNPNDPTAHEKFQAIGEAYQVLSDSDLRAAYDKFGKDSARPQEGFADPAEFFSSIFGGEAFVDWIGEISLMKDLTATMDITMQEEEEAAAAEAAAAAQAEEDFPGTEDAKKESLKEQEQKAEEKTAAAAEHQAGPPPPPYAAASVNDDKETKPASPAAPAAGLSADTPQRTDATSPAPSSSSRSRTQIPLRPALMDKSHEDLLDAEANKGELTEEELKHKEKKKGGLTKEQREQLAAYEKERAKIRQERVDTLARKLLDRLSVWTETDKGPDVTKAFQEKMRLEVENLKMESFGIDILHAIGQTYVSKASSLLRSQKFFGIGGFFSRLRDKGTLVKETWNTISSAIDAQQTMEDMAKMEEKGGEDWTDEKRAEYERRVTGKILTAAWRGSKFEIQSVLREVCDSILNDKKVHLNKRLERAQALVLIGDVFIRAERSPEEEGDYLVFEQLVAEAAMKKDKEEDHKKKKDRKSFHSKDKEPKDKEHATTP, encoded by the exons ATAAGAATCCTAATGATCCTACCGCCCACGAAAAGTTCCAGGCCATCGGTGAGGCCTATCAAGTTCTGTCCGATTCCGATCTACGCGCAGCCTACGATAAGTTTGGAAAGGACTCTGCGAGACCGCAGGAGGGTTTCGCGGATCCAGCTGAATTTTTCAGCTCCATCTTTGGAGGCGAGGCCTTCGTGGACTGGATCGGTGAGATTAGCCTTATGAAGGATCTCACGGCAACCATGGACATCACGatgcaggaggaggaagaagctgccGCTGCTGAAGCCGCTGCCGCCGCGCAAGCCGAGGAGGATTTCCCTGGAActgaagatgccaagaaggagagcctcaaggagcaagagcagaaggctgaggagaagaccgCTGCCGCTGCAGAGCACCAAGCAGGCCCACCACCGCCGCCTTATGCTGCCGCTTCTGTCAACGACgacaaggagaccaagcccgCTTCACCTGCCGCTCCCGCCGCTGGCCTCTCCGCCGATACCCCTCAGCGAACCGATGCCACATCCCCCGCTCCCTCGTCGAGCTCACGTAGCCGAACCCAGATCCCTCTTCGACCTGCACTGATGGACAAGTCTCACGAGGACCTTCTTGATGCCGAGGCCAACAAGGGTGAATTAACagaggaggagctcaagcataaggagaagaagaagggtggccTGACCAAGGAGCAGCGTGAGCAGTTGGCAGCATACGAGAAGGAGCGCGCCAAGATTCGCCAGGAGCGTGTCGACACCCTCGCTCGGAAGCTCCTTGATAGACTAAGCGTGTGGACAGAGACAGACAAGGGTCCTGACGTAACCAAGGCATTCCAGGAGAAGATGCgtctcgaggttgagaacCTGAAGATGGAGTCTTTCGGAATTGATATCCTGCACGCTATCGGTCAAACCTATGTCTCGAAGGCCTCGAGCTTACTCCGCAGCCAGAAGTTCTTTGGTATCGGTGGTTTCTTCAGCAGACTCCGCGACAAGGGCACACTCGTCAAGGAGACATGGAACACCATCAGCAGCGCTATTGATGCTCAACAGACCATGGAGGAtatggccaagatggaggagaagggTGGCGAGGACTGGACTGATGAGAAGCGTGCTGAGTACGAGAGACGCGTGACTGGCAAGATTCTCACCGCTGCATGGAGGGGAAGCAAGTTTGAGATTCAGAGCGTTCTGCGCGAGGTCTGCGACAGCATTTTGAACGACAAGAAGGTCCACCTCAACAAGCGACTCGAGCGCGCACAGGCTCTTGTTCTGATTGGTGACGTCTTCATCCGG GCTGAGCGATCTCCTGAAGAGGAGGGCGACTATCTCGTTTTCGAGCAGCTCGTTGCTGAGGccgcgatgaagaaggacaaggaggaagaccacaagaagaagaaggaccgCAAGTCCTTCCacagcaaggacaaggaacCCAAAGACAAGGAGCACGCTACGACACCCTAA